In Aestuariibaculum lutulentum, one DNA window encodes the following:
- a CDS encoding MBL fold metallo-hydrolase RNA specificity domain-containing protein, whose amino-acid sequence MDDSVKITFLGASGTVTGSKFFIETAEKNIMVDCGMFQGLKELRLQNWNDLPIDLSTVDVILLTHGHFDHVGYLPRLLKQGFKGTIVGTAPTLSIAEIVLLDSAKIHEEDAEKANKEDYTEHHPALPFYTKLDVERIIRKFQVEMPNKWIYLSDNISYRFQSNGHILGSTFIEIDINGKRFVFSGDVGRIKDYLLEPPKKPEWADYLFVESTYGDKLHPKDDVEEELSEIINETIRKNGNLIIPSFAVERLQTLVFLLWKLYKKNKIPNIPIFVDSPMGTNVLKVFKQYNKWHKLSDAEYEAMCNHVNIIQSYKETWETIDDNRPKIIIAGSGMVTGGRVLTYLQQLIDQRSTTILLVGYQAEGTRGRLLKEGAHELKFYGKYYPVKATVKSIDSLSAHADQYELLDWMNNIMNVPEKVFLIHGEPTALDALRLKLKSTFGWNATIPKLFDEEIIEMYSLSE is encoded by the coding sequence ATGGACGATTCTGTTAAAATAACATTTTTAGGTGCATCAGGAACCGTTACAGGCTCAAAATTTTTTATTGAAACAGCCGAAAAAAATATCATGGTAGATTGCGGAATGTTTCAAGGTTTAAAAGAGTTAAGGTTACAAAACTGGAACGATTTACCTATAGATTTAAGTACTGTAGATGTTATTTTACTTACCCACGGACATTTCGATCATGTGGGTTATTTACCAAGACTGTTAAAACAAGGTTTTAAAGGAACAATTGTTGGAACAGCACCTACTTTATCTATTGCTGAAATTGTGCTTTTAGATAGCGCCAAAATACATGAAGAAGATGCCGAAAAGGCGAACAAGGAAGATTATACCGAGCACCATCCGGCCTTGCCGTTTTATACCAAATTAGATGTTGAACGCATTATTAGAAAGTTTCAGGTTGAAATGCCAAACAAATGGATTTACCTGTCCGATAACATCTCGTATCGTTTTCAATCTAATGGCCATATTTTAGGGTCAACTTTTATAGAAATAGATATTAATGGTAAACGTTTTGTCTTCTCTGGCGATGTGGGGCGAATTAAAGATTATTTGTTGGAACCACCTAAAAAACCGGAGTGGGCCGACTATTTATTTGTTGAAAGTACTTATGGCGATAAACTGCATCCAAAAGATGATGTTGAAGAGGAACTGTCTGAAATTATTAATGAAACCATTCGCAAAAATGGCAATTTAATTATTCCAAGCTTTGCGGTAGAACGGTTACAAACCTTGGTGTTTTTACTTTGGAAACTGTACAAGAAAAACAAAATTCCTAACATTCCCATTTTTGTTGATAGCCCTATGGGAACCAACGTGCTCAAGGTCTTTAAGCAATACAACAAGTGGCATAAACTATCTGATGCAGAGTACGAAGCCATGTGTAATCATGTGAATATTATTCAGTCGTACAAAGAAACCTGGGAAACCATTGATGATAATCGGCCTAAAATAATTATTGCCGGTAGTGGTATGGTAACCGGTGGTCGCGTACTAACGTATTTGCAGCAACTTATCGATCAGCGTTCAACAACTATTTTATTGGTAGGCTATCAGGCTGAAGGTACTCGTGGGCGTCTTTTAAAAGAAGGGGCACACGAACTAAAATTCTACGGGAAATACTATCCGGTAAAAGCGACCGTAAAAAGTATAGATAGTCTATCGGCACATGCCGACCAATATGAATTACTGGACTGGATGAACAATATTATGAATGTTCCTGAAAAGGTGTTTTTAATACATGGCGAACCTACAGCTTTAGATGCCTTACGACTAAAATTAAAGAGCACTTTTGGTTGGAATGCCACGATTCCAAAGTTGTTTGATGAAGAAATAATTGAAATGTATTCTCTTTCAGAATAG
- a CDS encoding HYC_CC_PP family protein: MKSIFLKIMAISMAFVVLFTTMSFTVDMHYCGDTLVDMAVFHDAKDCGMQMDMPSTDACTITKKNCCDDKQVVVEGQDELQQTLEKIAFHQQLFVTSFVYTYINLFEGEEQLDNFYTAYKPPLVSRQIYKLVETYLI; encoded by the coding sequence ATGAAAAGTATATTTCTAAAAATAATGGCAATTTCAATGGCATTTGTCGTGTTATTCACAACAATGTCGTTTACTGTTGATATGCATTATTGCGGAGATACTTTAGTAGATATGGCGGTATTTCATGACGCTAAAGATTGCGGAATGCAAATGGATATGCCATCAACTGATGCATGTACGATTACAAAGAAAAATTGTTGTGATGATAAACAGGTGGTTGTTGAGGGGCAAGACGAACTTCAGCAAACTTTAGAAAAAATAGCATTCCATCAACAATTGTTTGTAACCTCTTTTGTTTACACCTATATCAATCTTTTTGAAGGGGAAGAACAACTTGATAATTTTTATACGGCTTACAAGCCACCACTCGTCAGCAGGCAAATCTACAAGCTGGTCGAGACCTATTTAATTTGA
- a CDS encoding efflux RND transporter permease subunit, which translates to MLNKSIKFLIENKLVAVLLLVLFIGWGTVNAPFNWNTGFLPSNPVAVDAIPDIGENQQIVFTKWDGRSPQDIEDQITYPLTTSLLGIPGVKTIRSSSMFGFSSIYIIFEEDIEFYWSRSRILEKLNALPSGLLPEGVSPALGPDATGLGQIFWYTLEGRDQEGNVTAGWDLQELRSIQDYYVKYALSSASGVSEVASIGGYVQEYQVDVNPELMRQYNIGLQRLVKAVKESNRDIGAQTLEINQAEYLVRGLGYVKSIADIEDAVVTSKDFTPIKIKDVAKVSLGPAARRGMLDKEGAEVVGGVVLARYGANPMEVINNVKEKINELSSGLPSKELIDGRISQVTIVPFYDRSELIQETLGTLNEALTLEILITVLVIVVMVFNLRASILISGLLPVAVLMVFIAMKFFGVDANIVALSGIAIAIGTMVDVGVILSENIIRHLDENDGTHSINTVVYNATAEVSGAIVTAVMTTIISFIPVFTMIGAEGKLFRPLAFTKTFALTASIIVALFLIPPFAAFIFKKHDIKKKLNYGVNIILFIVGILAIVKGYWLGFVLVGFAAVAIMSLYLGKEEYSISLLNKQFVLSKNSLNIIISALVIVFLLAEYWRPLGVDRSIFWNLIFVAIICFGLLGVFTLFRMYYTRILRWCLDNKVMFLSVPSAIVVVGFFIMKNTGKEFMPSLNEGSFLLMPTSMPHSGIEENKRVLQQLDMAVANIPEIETVVGKAGRTESALDPAPLSMYENIIQYKPEYMLNVSGVRQRYKVNNDGAYMLKNGTSLRAEEHEAWQSVNAKEQLIPDDDGEFFRNWRPEIQSPDDIWNEIVKATKLPGVTSAPKLQPIETRLVMLQTGMRAPMGIKVKGQDLKQIEAFGMELENVLKHAEGVKQEAVFADRIVGKPYLLIDIDRDKIARYGVSIEQVQNVLKVAVGGMVLTQTVEGRERYGVRVRYPRELRANPTDLEQVYIPVEKGSPVPLSELATIRYEQGPQVIKSEDTFLVGYVLLDKLDGFAEVNVVESAQKLIQEKIDSGHLVVPKGISYQFTGSYENQLRAEKTLSVVVPLALMIIFLILYFQFRSVGTSLMVFSGIAVAFAGGFIMIWLYGQSWFLNWSFFGENLRDLFQMHPINLSVAVWVGFIALFGIATDDGVVMATYLTQTFDRNTPETRKEIRASVVEAGEKRIRPCLMTTATTILALLPVLTSTGRGSDIMIPMAIPSFGGMLIALITLFVVPVLYSWKAEMKVKN; encoded by the coding sequence ATGCTGAATAAAAGCATTAAGTTTTTAATAGAAAATAAACTGGTAGCCGTTCTGTTACTCGTCCTTTTTATAGGTTGGGGTACAGTAAATGCACCTTTTAACTGGAATACAGGATTTTTGCCAAGTAATCCAGTTGCAGTCGATGCTATACCTGATATTGGAGAGAATCAACAAATCGTATTTACCAAGTGGGACGGCCGTTCGCCACAGGATATTGAAGATCAGATTACCTATCCTTTAACCACATCTTTATTGGGAATTCCCGGAGTGAAAACTATTCGTAGTTCGTCTATGTTTGGGTTTTCAAGTATCTACATCATTTTTGAAGAAGATATTGAGTTTTACTGGAGTCGAAGTCGTATTCTGGAGAAATTAAACGCCTTACCAAGCGGTTTGTTACCAGAAGGTGTTAGTCCGGCTTTAGGCCCTGATGCTACTGGTTTAGGGCAAATATTCTGGTATACGCTTGAAGGTCGCGATCAGGAGGGTAATGTTACCGCCGGTTGGGATTTACAGGAATTAAGAAGCATTCAGGATTATTACGTGAAATATGCCTTGTCATCAGCGAGTGGAGTCTCCGAAGTCGCTTCTATTGGGGGTTATGTTCAGGAATATCAGGTGGATGTTAATCCAGAATTAATGCGCCAATATAATATCGGATTACAGCGGCTTGTAAAAGCCGTTAAAGAAAGTAACAGAGATATTGGAGCTCAGACTTTAGAAATTAATCAAGCTGAATATTTAGTGCGTGGTTTGGGCTATGTGAAGTCTATTGCCGATATCGAAGACGCCGTGGTGACTTCAAAAGATTTTACGCCTATAAAAATTAAGGACGTTGCTAAAGTATCGTTGGGTCCGGCTGCACGTCGTGGTATGTTAGATAAGGAAGGTGCCGAAGTTGTTGGCGGCGTGGTCTTGGCACGATATGGTGCGAACCCAATGGAAGTTATTAACAACGTTAAGGAAAAAATAAACGAGTTAAGTTCAGGCTTACCATCGAAGGAGCTTATTGATGGTAGAATATCTCAGGTAACAATTGTGCCGTTTTACGACCGTTCGGAGCTTATTCAGGAAACTTTAGGTACCTTAAATGAAGCACTGACTTTAGAAATCCTAATCACTGTTTTAGTTATTGTGGTTATGGTTTTCAATTTGCGCGCTTCCATACTTATTTCAGGATTGTTGCCTGTGGCGGTTCTAATGGTCTTTATTGCTATGAAATTCTTTGGAGTTGATGCGAACATTGTTGCGCTGTCTGGTATTGCTATTGCAATCGGAACTATGGTTGATGTAGGCGTGATCCTCTCTGAAAATATCATTCGGCACCTTGATGAAAATGATGGAACACATTCTATAAATACAGTGGTCTATAATGCAACTGCCGAAGTATCGGGAGCCATTGTTACAGCAGTTATGACAACGATTATTAGTTTTATTCCTGTATTTACGATGATAGGTGCTGAAGGGAAATTATTCCGTCCTTTAGCATTCACAAAAACATTTGCCTTAACAGCTTCCATTATTGTGGCTTTATTTTTAATTCCACCGTTTGCAGCATTCATCTTTAAAAAGCATGATATAAAAAAGAAACTTAATTATGGTGTTAATATCATACTGTTTATTGTTGGTATTTTAGCAATCGTTAAAGGGTATTGGTTAGGTTTTGTTCTTGTAGGTTTTGCGGCTGTTGCTATAATGAGTTTGTATTTAGGTAAGGAAGAATACAGTATTTCACTATTAAATAAACAGTTTGTTCTTTCGAAAAACAGCTTGAATATTATTATTTCAGCTTTAGTTATCGTCTTTCTTTTGGCGGAATATTGGCGACCACTGGGGGTAGATAGGAGTATTTTTTGGAATCTCATTTTTGTAGCTATTATTTGTTTTGGGTTGTTGGGTGTTTTTACACTTTTCAGAATGTATTACACCAGAATATTGCGTTGGTGTCTAGATAATAAAGTAATGTTTTTGTCTGTTCCATCAGCGATTGTTGTGGTAGGGTTTTTTATCATGAAAAATACAGGGAAAGAATTCATGCCATCGCTAAATGAAGGCTCCTTTTTATTGATGCCTACGTCGATGCCGCACTCGGGAATTGAAGAAAATAAACGCGTTTTACAGCAACTGGATATGGCTGTAGCAAATATTCCGGAAATAGAAACTGTAGTTGGTAAAGCAGGAAGAACAGAATCGGCTTTAGACCCGGCACCATTGTCGATGTACGAAAATATTATTCAGTACAAACCTGAATATATGCTGAATGTTAGTGGTGTTCGCCAACGTTATAAGGTAAATAACGATGGAGCCTATATGTTAAAAAACGGAACGTCATTGCGGGCGGAAGAGCACGAAGCGTGGCAATCTGTAAATGCAAAAGAACAACTCATTCCAGATGATGATGGCGAATTTTTCCGTAACTGGCGTCCTGAAATTCAATCTCCGGACGATATTTGGAACGAAATTGTAAAAGCAACAAAGCTTCCGGGAGTCACTTCAGCACCTAAACTTCAGCCTATCGAAACCCGATTGGTCATGCTGCAAACAGGTATGCGTGCACCTATGGGGATTAAGGTAAAAGGGCAAGATTTAAAACAAATTGAAGCCTTTGGGATGGAACTTGAAAATGTATTAAAACATGCTGAAGGAGTTAAACAAGAAGCTGTTTTTGCCGATAGAATTGTTGGTAAACCGTATTTATTAATTGATATCGATCGTGATAAAATTGCCCGATATGGTGTGAGTATCGAACAGGTACAAAATGTGTTGAAAGTAGCCGTTGGTGGCATGGTGTTAACACAAACGGTTGAAGGACGTGAGCGCTATGGGGTGCGGGTGCGTTATCCAAGAGAATTGCGTGCCAACCCAACCGATTTAGAACAGGTGTATATTCCTGTAGAAAAAGGAAGTCCGGTGCCGCTTAGTGAACTGGCAACCATTCGTTACGAACAGGGTCCGCAGGTTATAAAAAGTGAAGATACCTTTTTGGTAGGTTATGTGTTATTAGATAAACTGGATGGGTTTGCTGAGGTTAATGTAGTTGAAAGTGCTCAGAAACTCATTCAGGAGAAAATCGATTCAGGCCATTTAGTAGTGCCAAAAGGGATTAGTTATCAATTTACAGGAAGTTATGAAAATCAGTTGCGAGCAGAGAAAACCTTATCGGTGGTGGTGCCGCTTGCGCTAATGATTATCTTTTTAATTCTGTATTTTCAGTTTAGATCGGTAGGTACTTCTCTTATGGTGTTTTCTGGTATTGCAGTGGCTTTTGCTGGAGGATTTATTATGATTTGGTTATACGGACAAAGCTGGTTTTTAAATTGGTCATTCTTCGGTGAAAACCTTCGCGATTTATTCCAAATGCATCCAATCAATTTAAGCGTGGCCGTTTGGGTTGGATTTATTGCTTTATTCGGTATTGCAACCGATGATGGTGTGGTCATGGCGACTTATTTAACGCAAACATTCGATAGAAACACACCTGAAACTAGAAAGGAAATCAGAGCATCGGTTGTTGAAGCCGGAGAAAAACGTATCAGACCGTGTTTAATGACCACGGCAACAACTATTCTTGCTTTGTTACCGGTGTTAACATCAACGGGTCGTGGCAGTGATATTATGATTCCTATGGCGATTCCAAGTTTTGGCGGAATGTTAATAGCTTTAATAACCTTATTCGTTGTGCCTGTATTATACAGCTGGAAAGCAGAAATGAAAGTTAAAAACTAA
- a CDS encoding ATP cone domain-containing protein, with product MKTTVDIIKSSGEKVKFSIDKLRKSLLRSGAKQATVDEIVDIVVGELYENISTKEIYNRAFALLRKEKSYLASKYKLKRAIYELGPTGFPFERFISAILMYSGYTTEVDKVLQGHCISHEVDVVATKNNSTTIVECKFHSEKNFKCNVKVPLYINSRYNDIKTHWDKNPKNTSDLTEGWVVTNTRFTEDALKYGQCVNLYLLSWDYPGNNGLKDRIDRLGLYPITVSTLLTQREKQFLLSRDVVLCRQLVGDAFYLDHLGISEKRKEKILNEINMLCHQ from the coding sequence ATGAAAACGACTGTCGATATCATAAAATCTTCTGGTGAAAAGGTGAAGTTTTCAATAGATAAATTAAGGAAATCTTTGCTTAGAAGTGGAGCTAAACAGGCCACGGTAGATGAGATTGTTGATATTGTAGTTGGGGAGTTATATGAAAATATTTCTACCAAGGAAATTTATAATAGAGCTTTTGCTTTGCTGAGAAAGGAGAAAAGTTATTTGGCTTCAAAGTATAAACTGAAACGCGCCATTTATGAATTGGGTCCAACTGGTTTTCCGTTTGAACGATTCATAAGTGCAATTTTAATGTATTCGGGTTACACTACCGAAGTCGATAAAGTACTGCAGGGACATTGCATTTCACATGAGGTAGATGTTGTTGCGACAAAGAATAATTCAACCACTATTGTAGAGTGTAAGTTTCATAGCGAGAAGAATTTTAAATGCAATGTAAAAGTGCCTCTGTATATCAATTCCCGATATAACGATATAAAAACGCATTGGGATAAAAATCCCAAAAACACCTCTGATTTAACCGAAGGCTGGGTGGTTACAAATACCCGGTTTACAGAGGATGCCCTAAAATATGGACAATGTGTCAATTTGTATTTGCTAAGTTGGGATTATCCTGGAAATAATGGGTTAAAGGACCGGATTGATCGATTGGGGTTGTATCCCATAACCGTTTCTACTTTATTAACGCAACGAGAAAAGCAATTTTTGTTGAGTCGCGATGTGGTGTTATGCCGGCAATTGGTTGGAGATGCCTTTTATCTCGACCATTTAGGGATTTCAGAAAAAAGAAAAGAAAAAATATTAAACGAAATAAACATGTTATGTCATCAATAA
- a CDS encoding S1 family peptidase gives MKYVLKIVLVLCAFTVAVQAQNYKSNIRHYKVPLAIKAGKLIDAGHVISADSLSPSFKNKGYAPVEVNLKSPKKKSLKPSELYNRVSESIVIVSPAGRCGEVDEKGKACDKVHTYPASGYIIDSKGIIVTNYHVANSYITKYNKDARDVMVVMLKDGTIFPVEAILSADQKNDLAILKIDTKGRELPVLPIATKDAEIGDPVFIVSHPKGYYYAFSSGMVTDKFSEINIGGYRNIMAISADFAAGSSGSAIIDQFGNVIGTVSYTKTLQHSDDATKTQMVLKATIPVSALTELIKKGN, from the coding sequence ATGAAATACGTATTGAAAATTGTTTTGGTATTATGTGCGTTTACAGTAGCAGTTCAGGCTCAGAATTATAAAAGTAACATTCGTCATTATAAAGTGCCATTAGCAATAAAGGCAGGGAAACTCATTGATGCAGGTCATGTGATTTCAGCCGATTCTCTTAGTCCTTCTTTTAAAAATAAGGGGTATGCTCCGGTAGAAGTAAACCTGAAATCACCAAAGAAAAAAAGTCTGAAACCAAGTGAACTGTATAATCGTGTTTCTGAATCTATTGTTATTGTTTCTCCTGCAGGTCGATGTGGCGAGGTTGATGAGAAGGGTAAAGCATGTGATAAGGTGCATACCTACCCAGCATCGGGTTATATTATCGATTCAAAAGGAATTATCGTAACCAACTATCATGTTGCTAATAGTTATATAACGAAGTATAACAAAGATGCCAGAGATGTTATGGTGGTAATGCTTAAAGATGGTACAATTTTTCCTGTCGAAGCTATATTATCTGCAGATCAAAAAAACGATTTGGCGATTTTAAAAATAGATACTAAAGGTAGAGAACTTCCTGTATTACCAATAGCAACTAAAGATGCTGAAATTGGTGATCCGGTTTTTATTGTTAGTCATCCTAAAGGGTATTATTATGCCTTTTCTTCGGGAATGGTAACCGATAAGTTTAGTGAAATTAATATTGGAGGTTATAGAAATATTATGGCTATTTCTGCCGATTTTGCTGCTGGTTCAAGTGGCTCGGCCATTATTGATCAATTTGGAAATGTTATAGGAACCGTGTCTTATACAAAAACACTTCAGCATTCCGACGATGCAACTAAAACACAAATGGTATTGAAAGCTACCATTCCTGTTTCAGCGCTTACAGAACTGATAAAAAAAGGAAATTAA
- a CDS encoding beta-N-acetylhexosaminidase has product MKLQSSALMLFVILILFNTSLFGQTANKASDYQIIPKPAFQEILEGTFKVDKKTKIVYNEELNKEASYLSEILGAAIGKTLKIETKAEKGAIVLKLDDAIENAEGYELVVNTNEIVISGKTSTGVFYGIQTLKQLMPSEIEIAAKIASAFTIPAVIVKDQPRFVYRGMHLDVGRHFFPVSFIKQYIDLIAMHKMNTFHWHLTEDQGWRIEIKKYPKLTEVGAFRNGTIVGHHPGTSNDQKVYGGFYTQEEIKEVVAYAASKHVTVVPEIELPGHSAAAIAAYPELSCFPEEPTDLGKSPMSEKSKELQANGTAKVVYETWGVTGDVYCAGQEHTFKFLEDVLSEVLPLFPSKYIHIGGDECPKGNWKRCSNCQSKIKALGLHDEHELQSYFIQRIEKFVNAKGKQIIGWDEILEGGLAPNATVMSWRGTKGGIEAAKQHHDVIMTPGSHCYFDHYQSKDKDSEPLAIGGFTTVEKVYFYNPEPEELTAEEKKYILGAQGNVWTEYMETTDYVEYMILPRMTALSEVVWSAQDQRDWSDFELRLPNLIERYKAMNLNYAKHSLAEEK; this is encoded by the coding sequence ATGAAACTTCAATCTTCAGCATTAATGCTATTTGTTATCTTAATCTTGTTCAATACCAGTCTTTTTGGTCAAACAGCAAACAAGGCAAGCGATTATCAAATCATTCCCAAGCCTGCTTTTCAGGAAATTTTAGAGGGAACATTTAAGGTTGATAAAAAAACAAAAATAGTTTATAATGAAGAACTTAATAAGGAAGCTAGTTATTTGTCTGAGATTTTAGGTGCTGCAATAGGGAAAACATTAAAAATTGAAACTAAAGCCGAAAAGGGAGCTATTGTTTTAAAATTAGATGATGCTATTGAGAATGCTGAAGGTTACGAATTGGTGGTTAATACTAATGAAATTGTTATTTCAGGAAAAACTAGCACGGGGGTATTTTATGGTATTCAAACGTTGAAACAGTTAATGCCTTCTGAAATTGAAATAGCTGCCAAAATAGCAAGTGCTTTCACGATTCCTGCGGTTATTGTAAAAGATCAACCACGGTTTGTTTACAGAGGAATGCATCTTGATGTTGGGCGTCATTTCTTTCCAGTAAGTTTCATCAAACAATACATCGATTTAATTGCGATGCATAAAATGAATACTTTCCATTGGCATTTAACCGAAGATCAAGGGTGGAGAATTGAAATTAAAAAATACCCAAAACTTACAGAAGTAGGGGCTTTCAGAAACGGAACTATTGTTGGGCATCATCCGGGAACATCTAACGACCAGAAAGTTTATGGCGGATTTTATACTCAAGAGGAAATTAAAGAAGTTGTTGCGTATGCAGCAAGTAAACATGTTACAGTTGTTCCTGAAATAGAATTGCCAGGTCATAGTGCAGCGGCCATTGCAGCCTATCCTGAATTAAGCTGTTTTCCTGAGGAGCCAACCGATTTAGGTAAAAGTCCAATGTCTGAAAAAAGCAAGGAGCTTCAAGCTAACGGAACGGCTAAAGTGGTTTATGAAACTTGGGGTGTAACTGGCGATGTGTATTGTGCAGGTCAAGAACATACCTTTAAGTTTTTAGAAGATGTATTATCTGAAGTATTGCCATTATTCCCTTCAAAATATATTCATATTGGTGGAGATGAATGTCCGAAAGGAAACTGGAAACGTTGTTCAAATTGTCAAAGTAAAATCAAGGCTCTTGGTTTGCATGATGAGCATGAGTTGCAGAGTTATTTTATTCAACGTATAGAAAAGTTTGTTAATGCAAAAGGCAAACAAATTATTGGTTGGGATGAAATTTTGGAAGGCGGTTTAGCACCAAATGCGACCGTAATGTCATGGCGAGGAACTAAAGGCGGCATTGAAGCTGCAAAACAACATCATGATGTCATTATGACACCGGGTTCTCATTGTTATTTCGACCATTATCAGTCTAAAGATAAAGACAGTGAACCTTTGGCTATTGGTGGTTTTACAACTGTGGAAAAGGTGTATTTTTATAATCCGGAGCCGGAAGAATTAACAGCAGAAGAGAAGAAGTATATTTTAGGTGCTCAGGGAAATGTATGGACAGAATACATGGAAACAACCGATTATGTGGAGTACATGATTTTGCCAAGAATGACTGCTTTAAGTGAGGTGGTTTGGTCAGCCCAAGACCAGCGAGACTGGAGTGATTTTGAATTAAGACTTCCTAATTTAATAGAACGCTATAAAGCCATGAATTTAAATTATGCTAAGCATAGTCTAGCAGAAGAAAAATAA
- the ggt gene encoding gamma-glutamyltransferase, giving the protein MKLLISKSLSCCFIIFSYFNVYAQTYAKNGMVVSSSKIASAVGVDILKQGGNAVDASVATAFALAVTHPSAGNIGGGGFLVYLDTTGFSTAIDFREKAPLKAGPEMFLTKEGDLPKGINLYGKESTINHIGLKSVGVPGTVSGLYLAHGKYGKLPWKKLVQPAIDLAENGFALPYSIAQFAIYTNDNSDIQFLKDYFKNEKGELVKFGELWKQPALAHTLKLIRDKGKDGFYKGEVANDIENFMKNNGGIITKKDLKKYEAIERKPVKGTFKGYEIYSMPPPSSGGVALLEMMNIMEQANLETIEFNSTEYIHLLAEVMRRTFADRAEFLGDPDFNPDIPLDKLTSKTFAKTRFENIDMTHASPSNPAQFGQIYDGENTTHFSVVDKDGNAVALTYTLEHSYGSGMGSKKLGFIFNNEMGDFNAKPNVTNEEGLIGSNPNIIQPEKRMLSSMTPTIVAKNGKPYLLIGSPGGKTIINTVFQTVLNVLGYNMPVDKAIEAMKIHHQWLPDSITYEADKLSPDTKKNLEFMGHRLTPTNRLGELMGIQIDNENHILIGASDSSSAEGAAVGY; this is encoded by the coding sequence ATGAAACTTCTAATATCCAAATCATTATCATGTTGCTTCATCATTTTTTCTTATTTCAACGTTTATGCGCAAACCTATGCTAAAAACGGCATGGTGGTATCGAGCAGTAAAATAGCTTCGGCTGTTGGTGTGGATATTTTAAAACAAGGAGGAAATGCTGTAGATGCTTCCGTTGCTACGGCTTTTGCTTTAGCGGTAACACACCCATCTGCAGGCAATATTGGTGGTGGTGGTTTTTTAGTTTATTTAGACACAACCGGCTTCTCTACAGCCATCGATTTCCGAGAAAAAGCGCCTTTAAAAGCAGGTCCTGAAATGTTTTTGACCAAAGAAGGTGACTTACCTAAAGGGATAAATTTATATGGAAAAGAATCAACAATAAATCACATCGGATTAAAGTCTGTTGGAGTTCCGGGAACCGTTTCCGGTTTATATCTGGCACATGGTAAATATGGAAAATTACCTTGGAAAAAATTGGTACAACCAGCCATTGATCTGGCCGAAAACGGCTTTGCTCTTCCTTATTCCATTGCTCAGTTTGCCATTTACACTAATGATAATTCTGATATTCAGTTTTTAAAAGATTATTTTAAAAATGAAAAAGGTGAACTGGTAAAGTTTGGTGAACTTTGGAAACAACCTGCTTTAGCGCATACTTTAAAATTAATTAGAGACAAAGGTAAAGACGGATTTTACAAAGGAGAAGTTGCCAACGACATTGAAAATTTCATGAAAAACAATGGTGGCATCATCACTAAAAAGGATTTAAAAAAGTACGAAGCTATAGAGCGAAAACCTGTAAAAGGAACTTTTAAAGGATACGAAATCTATTCCATGCCGCCGCCAAGTTCAGGTGGGGTTGCCCTTCTTGAAATGATGAATATAATGGAACAGGCCAATTTAGAAACCATTGAATTTAACTCAACCGAATACATACATCTTTTAGCTGAAGTCATGCGCCGAACCTTTGCAGATCGCGCCGAATTTCTTGGTGATCCAGACTTTAACCCGGATATTCCTTTAGATAAACTAACTTCTAAAACATTTGCAAAAACACGTTTTGAAAATATTGATATGACGCATGCTTCACCCAGTAATCCTGCTCAATTCGGACAAATTTACGACGGAGAAAACACAACCCATTTTTCGGTGGTAGATAAAGACGGAAATGCTGTTGCCCTAACCTACACACTTGAACATTCTTATGGTTCTGGGATGGGTTCAAAAAAACTTGGTTTTATATTCAACAATGAAATGGGCGATTTTAATGCGAAACCCAATGTTACAAACGAAGAAGGTTTAATCGGTTCTAACCCAAACATCATACAACCTGAAAAACGTATGTTGTCGAGCATGACACCAACAATTGTTGCTAAAAACGGTAAACCTTATTTACTTATTGGAAGTCCCGGAGGAAAAACGATTATTAATACTGTTTTTCAAACCGTATTAAATGTTTTAGGATACAATATGCCTGTGGACAAAGCTATTGAAGCGATGAAAATTCATCACCAGTGGTTACCCGACAGCATTACTTACGAAGCCGATAAATTATCTCCCGATACCAAGAAAAATCTTGAATTCATGGGACACCGATTAACACCAACTAATCGTTTGGGTGAATTAATGGGTATTCAAATAGATAACGAAAACCACATTCTTATAGGCGCATCAGATTCATCGAGTGCTGAAGGTGCTGCTGTAGGCTACTAA